A single genomic interval of Planctomycetia bacterium harbors:
- a CDS encoding M56 family metallopeptidase — MTASFLFEALLAVTLQLSVLLPLAVWLEQTIAQERRDRYWYTVHLVALAIIAQALVFPHPRWTSLPSLLSPGELPAWQGVWSWCAPLFLGTVAAGVCFRAVLTILAAAQSWRGSQRATDLAELTHAIRQQFPNSVFAKRKGVVRLANGRTSSHCWRWQRPVIVLSRRAGELPEAYQWIVVRHELAHLDADHPLHVFVQRCVEATLWFHPLVWWTSREADLAREVHCDRAVAEADSTTYLSALLLLADPSGSSAALAFAREDSLFRRRLAECNKKASPSRFGRLALPLLSATAILLAVTAWPPWNPQASARAQWSPWPAWSAAALSICGVAARDYEVDAHRLRRHHP; from the coding sequence ATGACTGCCAGCTTTCTGTTCGAGGCGTTACTTGCCGTGACGCTGCAGTTGAGCGTACTGCTGCCGCTCGCCGTTTGGCTCGAGCAAACCATTGCGCAGGAGCGACGCGATCGCTATTGGTACACGGTCCACTTGGTGGCGTTGGCAATTATCGCACAAGCGCTCGTGTTTCCCCACCCGCGTTGGACTAGCTTGCCCAGCTTGCTTTCGCCCGGAGAACTACCGGCTTGGCAAGGAGTGTGGAGCTGGTGCGCACCGTTGTTTCTTGGGACAGTCGCGGCCGGAGTATGCTTCCGCGCCGTCCTGACGATTCTGGCAGCCGCCCAATCTTGGCGAGGTTCACAACGAGCCACGGACTTGGCCGAACTTACTCATGCGATTCGCCAACAGTTTCCCAATAGCGTTTTTGCCAAGCGCAAAGGAGTCGTCCGTCTGGCGAACGGCCGCACGAGTTCGCACTGCTGGCGTTGGCAGCGGCCGGTGATCGTACTCTCTCGCCGAGCGGGGGAACTGCCGGAAGCGTATCAATGGATAGTCGTGCGGCATGAATTGGCGCATTTGGATGCGGATCATCCCTTGCATGTCTTCGTGCAGCGGTGCGTCGAAGCGACCCTCTGGTTTCATCCGCTGGTCTGGTGGACATCGCGCGAAGCGGACCTGGCGCGTGAAGTGCATTGCGATCGGGCTGTGGCCGAAGCCGATTCCACAACGTACCTATCCGCTCTGCTACTACTTGCTGATCCAAGTGGCAGTAGCGCGGCGCTCGCCTTCGCGCGCGAAGATTCATTGTTCCGCCGTCGCTTGGCTGAATGCAATAAGAAAGCATCGCCATCGCGGTTCGGGCGTTTGGCGCTGCCGTTATTGTCGGCGACAGCGATATTGCTCGCGGTGACTGCCTGGCCGCCCTGGAATCCCCAGGCGTCCGCCCGCGCGCAATGGTCCCCTTGGCCGGCCTGGTCGGCGGCCGCACTCAGCATTTGTGGCGTCGCGGCGCGTGATTATGAAGTTGACGCGCATCGGCTGCGTCGACATCATCCGTGA
- a CDS encoding FtsX-like permease family protein has translation MLAFALKTLFCDRSKALAGSLGVAFSLILMSMQGGLYLGLMKKASVLIDYCQADLWVGQRFVDNVDLARGIPEIWLNRLRGVPGVADVRPYLVGKGTATLDGGRMEDVWIIGADAETGAGAPWRFAQGSMADLRRPYGISFDTVDRDKLGEPKLGEWMEVNGVRARVVAQTDGITGFITMPYLFTNYREAQRLTRSPEGECSYLLVRAEPNCDLDTLRNLLQRRVPHAAVFKPEEFAARSQEYWMKRTGIGISFGASTLLGLLVGLTVVAQSLYALALDHLEEYAALKAIGADDGHVIRIIAAQSLTIAGCGSCLGLLCVSAIRILWHNPLAPVEIPLWLMAAAVATVFAICLLASLLPFWRIRRIDPATVLTG, from the coding sequence TTGCTGGCTTTCGCGCTCAAGACATTGTTTTGCGATCGAAGCAAGGCGCTCGCCGGTTCACTGGGCGTGGCGTTTTCGTTGATTCTGATGAGCATGCAGGGGGGCCTGTACCTCGGACTCATGAAGAAAGCCAGCGTGCTTATCGACTATTGCCAGGCGGATCTCTGGGTCGGACAGCGTTTTGTCGATAACGTGGACCTCGCCCGCGGAATCCCCGAGATCTGGCTCAATCGGTTGCGCGGCGTGCCGGGCGTAGCGGACGTGCGCCCTTATCTTGTCGGCAAGGGTACGGCGACGCTCGACGGCGGGCGGATGGAAGACGTGTGGATCATCGGCGCGGACGCCGAAACGGGGGCCGGCGCGCCTTGGCGATTTGCCCAGGGTTCGATGGCCGATTTGCGTCGCCCCTATGGCATCAGTTTCGACACCGTCGACCGGGACAAGCTCGGCGAGCCAAAACTTGGCGAATGGATGGAAGTGAATGGCGTGCGGGCGCGCGTGGTCGCGCAAACCGACGGCATCACGGGATTCATCACCATGCCTTATCTGTTTACCAATTACCGCGAGGCGCAGCGATTGACGCGCTCTCCCGAGGGAGAGTGCTCGTACTTACTGGTTCGCGCCGAGCCGAACTGCGATCTGGACACGTTGCGAAATCTACTGCAACGTCGCGTACCCCATGCCGCGGTGTTCAAGCCCGAGGAGTTCGCGGCGCGATCGCAGGAATACTGGATGAAGCGCACCGGCATCGGCATCAGCTTCGGGGCCTCGACGCTGCTCGGATTGTTGGTGGGACTGACGGTTGTCGCGCAAAGTCTCTATGCGCTGGCGCTTGACCATCTGGAGGAATACGCGGCGCTCAAGGCGATCGGGGCGGATGACGGCCATGTGATTCGCATTATCGCCGCACAGTCGTTGACGATCGCCGGTTGCGGTTCTTGCCTCGGACTGCTGTGCGTTTCCGCGATCCGCATATTGTGGCACAATCCGCTAGCTCCGGTGGAAATTCCACTGTGGTTGATGGCCGCCGCGGTGGCCACCGTGTTCGCCATCTGCTTACTCGCATCGCTCCTGCCATTTTGGCGCATCCGGCGCATCGACCCAGCCACGGTACTGACTGGCTGA
- a CDS encoding ABC transporter ATP-binding protein encodes MDDVVTVSHLCKSYAVGATRSTVLRDVSFSVRRGECLFLVGHSGSGKTTLLSILGCVLSADSGDVEMLGERVTEFSPAEQASFRRHRIGFVFQRYHLFEALNALENVKVPLDLLGTEPAKARRRALELLKRVDLADKARRRVTQLSMGQRQRVAIARALAANPDIVLADEPTASLDKTAGWNALETLKTLCREEAKTAIVVTHDDRILPLADRVLTLADGRLMESHGEDEPPAISPVKLKSPRRKSIADSEAGES; translated from the coding sequence ATGGACGACGTAGTCACGGTTTCACATCTCTGCAAGAGTTACGCCGTCGGCGCGACGCGATCGACGGTCTTGCGCGACGTGTCGTTTTCAGTGCGGCGTGGGGAATGCTTGTTTCTCGTCGGCCACTCGGGCAGCGGCAAGACGACGTTGCTCTCGATCCTGGGCTGCGTGCTGAGCGCCGATTCGGGCGACGTGGAGATGCTGGGGGAACGCGTCACGGAATTCAGTCCCGCGGAGCAAGCGTCCTTCCGCCGGCATCGCATCGGCTTCGTGTTCCAGCGCTACCATCTCTTCGAGGCGCTCAATGCGCTCGAAAATGTTAAGGTGCCGTTGGACTTGTTAGGTACAGAACCGGCGAAAGCTCGGCGGCGGGCGCTGGAGCTGCTGAAGCGGGTCGATCTGGCGGACAAGGCGCGGCGACGGGTTACTCAACTGAGCATGGGCCAACGGCAGCGCGTGGCAATCGCCCGTGCGCTAGCGGCTAACCCGGACATCGTGCTGGCGGACGAGCCGACGGCGTCGCTGGACAAAACGGCGGGCTGGAATGCGCTCGAGACGCTCAAGACACTCTGCCGTGAGGAGGCGAAAACGGCGATCGTGGTCACTCACGACGATCGTATTCTCCCGTTGGCGGACCGCGTACTGACGCTCGCCGACGGAAGGCTGATGGAGTCGCACGGCGAAGACGAGCCGCCGGCCATTTCTCCGGTGAAACTTAAATCACCGCGACGCAAGTCGATCGCTGACAGCGAGGCGGGCGAATCATGA